A stretch of the Gossypium hirsutum isolate 1008001.06 chromosome D07, Gossypium_hirsutum_v2.1, whole genome shotgun sequence genome encodes the following:
- the LOC107954016 gene encoding uncharacterized protein isoform X2 — protein MRDTSALLPSSSRHTMKSNKHEGDEDRHVDGKNHGAYEDTGSGQDKDNNSSGDANADADGMGNCNVNGDALVNVDDKVNDRDEEKGDDDVARCVRGKHADCIVVDWLNGEYCFECNSGSGQVLVCSENGCPVALHEACMTWRPIFDDMGKFYCPYCLYKKEVARFKDLTTEAMLARKELSNFICLRRDSRNKEREGETVSMKGASVSTMAREVGCGDCRNGLNDDGKETRHRSQDETRGVDVIRKEQSNEQNISRAHGFGNVGNGEMMEEVEEDSSDSGGDDIGEGRQQKQPSSSSGVGTVEETQGVDVIRKEQSNEQNISRGHGFENVGNREMMEEDIEISSDSGNAEIGDDRRELRPSSSKVPVIESFEFVSRNLDAETLVTHQKRDKQRANKAQPLKVVSPEKSSLQPSTSAKNMNVNQERKTVAVKISEERAKSTKRSLLPVLGTEKRRRLHWTAEEEDMLKELVHKFSSQVNKNIPWRKILDHGRPVFHSTRIPVDLKDKWKNIVAKEISKG, from the exons ATGCGTGATACAAGTGCTCTCTTGCCTTCGAGTTCCCGACATACCATGAAATCAAATAAG CATGAAGGTGATGAGGATCGCCATGTAGATGGTAAGAATCATGGAGCATATGAGGATACTGGTTCTGGTCAAGATAAGGATAATAATAGCAGTGGTGATGCTAATGCTGATGCTGATGGAATGGGTAATTGCAATGTAAATGGTGATGCCCTTGTTAATGTTGATGACAAGGTGAATGATCGTGATGAAGAGAAGGGGGATGATGATGTAGCTAGATGTGTTAGAGGAAAGCATGCAGACTGCATTGTTGTTGATTGGTTAAATGGAGAGTATTGTTTTGAATGCAACAGCGGAAGCGGCCAGGTTTTGGTCTGCAGTGAAAATGGTTGCCCAGTTGCTTTACACGAGGCATGCATGACTTGGAGACCCATATTTGATGATATGGGTAAATTCTATTGCCCTTATTGTTTGTACAAGAAAGAAGTGGCCAGGTTCAAAGACTTGACGACAGAAGCTATGTTGGCAAGGAAGGAATTGTCCAACTTTATATGTTTGAGAAGGGATAGTAGGAACAAAGAGCGGGAAGGGGAAACAGTAAGCATGAAGGGAGCAAGTGTTTCAACAATGGCAAGGGAAGTGGGTTGTGGTGATTGTAGAAATGGGCTGAATGATGATGGTAAAGAGACTAGACATCGTAGTCAGGATGAAACACGGGGTGTTGATGTCATAAGGAAAGAACAATCCAATGAGCAAAACATCTCTAGAGCTCATGGGTTTGGAAATGTTGGGAACGGAGAAATGATGGAGGAAGTTGAAGAAGATTCTTCTGATAGTGGAGGTGATGACATTGGTGAGGGCCGACAGCAAAAGCAACCGTCCAGTTCAAGTGGTGTAGGAACTGTAGAAGAAACACAGGGTGTTGATGTCATAAGGAAAGAACAATCCAATGAGCAAAACATCTCTAGAGGTCATGGGTTTGAAAATGTTGGGAACAGAGAAATGATGGAGGAAGATATAGAAATTTCTTCTGATAGTGGAAATGCTGAAATTGGTGACGACCGACGGGAATTACGACCATCTAGTTCAAAAGTGCCTGTAATTGAAAGCTTTGAATTTGTATCACGCAATTTAGATGCCGAGACACTCGTCACACATCAAAAGCGTGACAAACAAAGAGCAAACAAGGCACAACCTCTGAAAGTTGTTTCACCAGAAAAGTCATCACTTCAACCAAGTACCAGTGCAAAGAATATGAATGTGAACCAAGAGAGAAAAACTGTAGCAGTAAAAATATCTGAGGAACGCGCAAAATCAACTAAGCGGTC CTTGCTCCCAGTACTGGGTACTGAGAAACGTAGGAGACTACACTGGACAGCTGAAGAGGAAGATATGTTGAAG GAGTTGGTCCATAAGTTCTCATCGCAAGTAAACAAAAACATCCCCTGGAGGAAAATTTTGGACCATGGTCGTCCTGTTTTCCACTCAACCCGTATTCCAGTTGACCTTAAGGACAAATGGAAGAATATCGTGGCCAAAGAGATCTCGAAAGGGTAA
- the LOC107954016 gene encoding uncharacterized protein isoform X1, producing the protein MKMGRKVGVVKSGVRNSIPSSNPSTFSLPLRCQHEGDEDRHVDGKNHGAYEDTGSGQDKDNNSSGDANADADGMGNCNVNGDALVNVDDKVNDRDEEKGDDDVARCVRGKHADCIVVDWLNGEYCFECNSGSGQVLVCSENGCPVALHEACMTWRPIFDDMGKFYCPYCLYKKEVARFKDLTTEAMLARKELSNFICLRRDSRNKEREGETVSMKGASVSTMAREVGCGDCRNGLNDDGKETRHRSQDETRGVDVIRKEQSNEQNISRAHGFGNVGNGEMMEEVEEDSSDSGGDDIGEGRQQKQPSSSSGVGTVEETQGVDVIRKEQSNEQNISRGHGFENVGNREMMEEDIEISSDSGNAEIGDDRRELRPSSSKVPVIESFEFVSRNLDAETLVTHQKRDKQRANKAQPLKVVSPEKSSLQPSTSAKNMNVNQERKTVAVKISEERAKSTKRSLLPVLGTEKRRRLHWTAEEEDMLKELVHKFSSQVNKNIPWRKILDHGRPVFHSTRIPVDLKDKWKNIVAKEISKG; encoded by the exons ATGAAAATGGGAAGAAAAGTTGGAGTTGTTAAGTCTGGAGTTAGAAATTCAATACCCTCTTCAAACCCCTCGACTTTCTCCCTTCCTCTCCGTTGTCAG CATGAAGGTGATGAGGATCGCCATGTAGATGGTAAGAATCATGGAGCATATGAGGATACTGGTTCTGGTCAAGATAAGGATAATAATAGCAGTGGTGATGCTAATGCTGATGCTGATGGAATGGGTAATTGCAATGTAAATGGTGATGCCCTTGTTAATGTTGATGACAAGGTGAATGATCGTGATGAAGAGAAGGGGGATGATGATGTAGCTAGATGTGTTAGAGGAAAGCATGCAGACTGCATTGTTGTTGATTGGTTAAATGGAGAGTATTGTTTTGAATGCAACAGCGGAAGCGGCCAGGTTTTGGTCTGCAGTGAAAATGGTTGCCCAGTTGCTTTACACGAGGCATGCATGACTTGGAGACCCATATTTGATGATATGGGTAAATTCTATTGCCCTTATTGTTTGTACAAGAAAGAAGTGGCCAGGTTCAAAGACTTGACGACAGAAGCTATGTTGGCAAGGAAGGAATTGTCCAACTTTATATGTTTGAGAAGGGATAGTAGGAACAAAGAGCGGGAAGGGGAAACAGTAAGCATGAAGGGAGCAAGTGTTTCAACAATGGCAAGGGAAGTGGGTTGTGGTGATTGTAGAAATGGGCTGAATGATGATGGTAAAGAGACTAGACATCGTAGTCAGGATGAAACACGGGGTGTTGATGTCATAAGGAAAGAACAATCCAATGAGCAAAACATCTCTAGAGCTCATGGGTTTGGAAATGTTGGGAACGGAGAAATGATGGAGGAAGTTGAAGAAGATTCTTCTGATAGTGGAGGTGATGACATTGGTGAGGGCCGACAGCAAAAGCAACCGTCCAGTTCAAGTGGTGTAGGAACTGTAGAAGAAACACAGGGTGTTGATGTCATAAGGAAAGAACAATCCAATGAGCAAAACATCTCTAGAGGTCATGGGTTTGAAAATGTTGGGAACAGAGAAATGATGGAGGAAGATATAGAAATTTCTTCTGATAGTGGAAATGCTGAAATTGGTGACGACCGACGGGAATTACGACCATCTAGTTCAAAAGTGCCTGTAATTGAAAGCTTTGAATTTGTATCACGCAATTTAGATGCCGAGACACTCGTCACACATCAAAAGCGTGACAAACAAAGAGCAAACAAGGCACAACCTCTGAAAGTTGTTTCACCAGAAAAGTCATCACTTCAACCAAGTACCAGTGCAAAGAATATGAATGTGAACCAAGAGAGAAAAACTGTAGCAGTAAAAATATCTGAGGAACGCGCAAAATCAACTAAGCGGTC CTTGCTCCCAGTACTGGGTACTGAGAAACGTAGGAGACTACACTGGACAGCTGAAGAGGAAGATATGTTGAAG GAGTTGGTCCATAAGTTCTCATCGCAAGTAAACAAAAACATCCCCTGGAGGAAAATTTTGGACCATGGTCGTCCTGTTTTCCACTCAACCCGTATTCCAGTTGACCTTAAGGACAAATGGAAGAATATCGTGGCCAAAGAGATCTCGAAAGGGTAA
- the LOC107954016 gene encoding uncharacterized protein isoform X3: MKMGRKVGVVKSGVRNSIPSSNPSTFSLPLRCQHEGDEDRHVDGKNHGAYEDTGSGQDKDNNSSGDANADADGMGNCNVNGDALVNVDDKVNDRDEEKGDDDVARCVRGKHADCIVVDWLNGEYCFECNSGSGQVLVCSENGCPVALHEACMTWRPIFDDMGKFYCPYCLYKKEVARFKDLTTEAMLARKELSNFICLRRDSRNKEREGETVSMKGASVSTMAREVGCGDCRNGLNDDGKETRHRSQDETRGVDVIRKEQSNEQNISRAHGFGNVGNGEMMEEVEEDSSDSGGDDIGEGRQQKQPSSSSGVGTVEETQGVDVIRKEQSNEQNISRGHGFENVGNREMMEEDIEISSDSGNAEIGDDRRELRPSSSKVPVIESFEFVSRNLDAETLVTHQKRDKQRANKAQPLKVVSPEKSSLQPSTSAKNMNVNQERKTVAVKISEERAKSTKRSLLPVLGTEKRRRLHWTAEEEDMLKDFKN; this comes from the exons ATGAAAATGGGAAGAAAAGTTGGAGTTGTTAAGTCTGGAGTTAGAAATTCAATACCCTCTTCAAACCCCTCGACTTTCTCCCTTCCTCTCCGTTGTCAG CATGAAGGTGATGAGGATCGCCATGTAGATGGTAAGAATCATGGAGCATATGAGGATACTGGTTCTGGTCAAGATAAGGATAATAATAGCAGTGGTGATGCTAATGCTGATGCTGATGGAATGGGTAATTGCAATGTAAATGGTGATGCCCTTGTTAATGTTGATGACAAGGTGAATGATCGTGATGAAGAGAAGGGGGATGATGATGTAGCTAGATGTGTTAGAGGAAAGCATGCAGACTGCATTGTTGTTGATTGGTTAAATGGAGAGTATTGTTTTGAATGCAACAGCGGAAGCGGCCAGGTTTTGGTCTGCAGTGAAAATGGTTGCCCAGTTGCTTTACACGAGGCATGCATGACTTGGAGACCCATATTTGATGATATGGGTAAATTCTATTGCCCTTATTGTTTGTACAAGAAAGAAGTGGCCAGGTTCAAAGACTTGACGACAGAAGCTATGTTGGCAAGGAAGGAATTGTCCAACTTTATATGTTTGAGAAGGGATAGTAGGAACAAAGAGCGGGAAGGGGAAACAGTAAGCATGAAGGGAGCAAGTGTTTCAACAATGGCAAGGGAAGTGGGTTGTGGTGATTGTAGAAATGGGCTGAATGATGATGGTAAAGAGACTAGACATCGTAGTCAGGATGAAACACGGGGTGTTGATGTCATAAGGAAAGAACAATCCAATGAGCAAAACATCTCTAGAGCTCATGGGTTTGGAAATGTTGGGAACGGAGAAATGATGGAGGAAGTTGAAGAAGATTCTTCTGATAGTGGAGGTGATGACATTGGTGAGGGCCGACAGCAAAAGCAACCGTCCAGTTCAAGTGGTGTAGGAACTGTAGAAGAAACACAGGGTGTTGATGTCATAAGGAAAGAACAATCCAATGAGCAAAACATCTCTAGAGGTCATGGGTTTGAAAATGTTGGGAACAGAGAAATGATGGAGGAAGATATAGAAATTTCTTCTGATAGTGGAAATGCTGAAATTGGTGACGACCGACGGGAATTACGACCATCTAGTTCAAAAGTGCCTGTAATTGAAAGCTTTGAATTTGTATCACGCAATTTAGATGCCGAGACACTCGTCACACATCAAAAGCGTGACAAACAAAGAGCAAACAAGGCACAACCTCTGAAAGTTGTTTCACCAGAAAAGTCATCACTTCAACCAAGTACCAGTGCAAAGAATATGAATGTGAACCAAGAGAGAAAAACTGTAGCAGTAAAAATATCTGAGGAACGCGCAAAATCAACTAAGCGGTC CTTGCTCCCAGTACTGGGTACTGAGAAACGTAGGAGACTACACTGGACAGCTGAAGAGGAAGATATGTTGAAG GATTTCAAGAATTGA
- the LOC107954015 gene encoding transmembrane 9 superfamily member 12 produces MGNMPGICWGFQLLILFVHHCYGFYLPGSYMHTYSTKDAIYAKINSLTSIETELPFSYYSLPYCKPMGGIKKSAENLGELLMGDQIDNSPYRFRMNVNESLYLCTTSPLNEREVKLLKQRTRDLYQVNMILDNLPVMRITKQNGVNIQWTGFPIGYTPPNSNDDYIINHLKFKILVHEYEGSGVQIIGTGEEGMGVISEADKTKASGFEIVGFEVIPCSVKYDPEVTTKLHMYDNISSVNCPLELDKSQIIREQERISFTYEVEFVKSDIRWPSRWDAYLKMEGSRVHWFSILNSLMVITFLAGIVFVILLRTVRRDLTRYEELDKEAQAQMNEELSGWKLVVGDVFREPNHSKLLCVMIGDGVQIMGMALVTIVFAALGFMSPASRGMLLTGMIILYLFLGIAAGYVAVCLWRTLKGTAEGWRSLSWSVACFFPGIVFVILTALNFILWGSKSTGAIPISLYFILLSLWFCISVPLTLLGGYFGTRAEPIQYPVRTNQIPREIPARKYPSWLLVLGAGTLPFGTLFIELFFILSSIWLGRFYYVFGFLLIVLLLLIIVCAEVSVVLTYMHLCVEDWRWWWNAFFASSSVSLYVFLYSINYLVFDLQSLSGPVSAVLYLGYSMIMAVAIMLATGTIGFITSFYFVHYLFSSVKID; encoded by the coding sequence ATGGGAAACATGCCTGGAATCTGTTGGGGTTTTCAATTATTGATTCTATTTGTTCATCATTGTTATGGATTTTACTTGCCTGGGAGTTACATGCATACGTATTCGACTAAAgatgctatatatgctaaaattAATTCCTTGACTTCAATCGAAACCGAGCTTCCGTTTAGTTATTACAGTCTTCCTTACTGTAAACCGATGGGTGGGATTAAGAAAAGTGCCGAGAATCTCGGTGAGCTTCTAATGGGAGATCAGATCGATAACTCACCTTATCGGTTTCGAATGAATGTGAATGAGTCTCTTTACCTATGCACTACCAGTCCTTTGAACGAGCGCGAGGTTAAGCTTTTGAAACAAAGGACTCGAGATTTGTATCAAGTGAATATGATTCTCGATAATTTGCCTGTTATGAGGATTACGAAACAAAATGGGGTTAACATTCAATGGACGGGATTCCCGATTGGGTATACTCCGCCGAATAGTAATGATGATTACATTATCAATCAccttaagtttaaaattttggttCATGAGTATGAAGGGAGTGGTGTGCAGATAATCGGGACCGGGGAAGAAGGGATGGGTGTGATTTCCGAAGCTGATAAGACGAAAGCTTCGGGTTTTGAGATTGTTGGTTTCGAGGTTATTCCGTGTAGTGTTAAATATGATCCAGAAGTCACGACTAAACTTCACATGTATGACAATATCTCCTCTGTGAACTGCCCATTGGAGCTAGACAAATCGCAGATAATACGGGAACAAGAGAGGATCTCTTTTACTTATGAGGTTGAATTCGTGAAAAGTGATATCAGATGGCCGTCTCGTTGGGATGCTTATTTGAAGATGGAAGGTTCACGCGTCCACTGGTTCTCGATTCTAAATTCTCTAATGGTGATCACTTTCTTAGCCGGTATTGTGTTTGTTATTTTATTGAGAACCGTAAGGAGGGATTTGACAAGGTACGAGGAACTTGACAAAGAAGCTCAAGCGCAAATGAATGAGGAGCTTTCCGGATGGAAGCTTGTCGTGGGTGATGTTTTCAGAGAACCTAATCACTCGAAGCTTCTCTGCGTGATGATTGGTGATGGAGTTCAGATTATGGGAATGGCTTTAGTCACTATAGTTTTTGCAGCTTTGGGTTTCATGTCACCGGCTTCACGAGGAATGCTACTCACCGGGATGATCATTCTCTATCTTTTCTTAGGTATAGCTGCCGGATATGTCGCTGTTTGTCTTTGGAGAACTCTCAAAGGAACTGCAGAAGGATGGAGGTCTCTTTCCTGGTCAGTTGCATGCTTCTTCCCAGGAATCGTCTTTGTTATCCTTACAGCATTGAATTTCATTCTATGGGGCAGCAAAAGTACCGGTGCAATCCCGATTTCTCTCTACTTCATACTCTTATCTCTCTGGTTCTGCATTTCGGTTCCGCTCACTCTCTTAGGAGGATACTTCGGTACCCGAGCTGAACCTATCCAATACCCTGTACGAACCAACCAAATCCCACGAGAAATCCCTGCACGCAAATATCCATCATGGCTACTTGTTCTCGGTGCTGGTACCCTTCCATTTGGAACCCTCTTCATCGAACTCTTCTTCATCCTTTCAAGCATTTGGCTCGGCAGGTTTTACTATGTCTTCGGTTTCTTGCTTATCGTCCTTCTACTCCTCATCATCGTTTGTGCTGAAGTATCTGTTGTCCTCACTTACATGCATCTTTGTGTCGAGGATTGGCGATGGTGGTGGAACGCATTCTTCGCATCCAGTTCCGTCTCGCTCTATGTCTTCCTCTACTCCATCAACTACCTTGTCTTCGACTTACAGAGCTTGAGTGGCCCGGTTTCAGCTGTTCTTTACCTCGGTTACTCAATGATCATGGCGGTTGCGATCATGTTGGCTACTGGTACCATTGGTTTCATCACATCattctattttgttcattatCTTTTCTCGTCCGTTAAGATTGattaa
- the LOC107954018 gene encoding adenine DNA glycosylase, with product MAKTNKTKRPQLIKQEEQIGDIEDLFSEEDTHKIRASLLEWYDKNQRDLPWRTSTKKSENGENVQEEEEEEKRAYGVWVSEVMLQQTRVQTVIDYYNRWMLKWPTLQHLSQASLEEVNEMWAGLGYYRRARFLLEGAKMIVAEGSEFPNTVFALRKVPGIGDYTAGAIASIAFKQVVPVVDGNVVRVLARLKAISANPKDKTTVKNFWKLAAQLVDPSRPGDFNQSLMELGATLCTPLNPNCTSCPVSSQCRALHNSRNDESVMVMDYPMKVVKTKQRNDFSTVSVVEISRSQDRLQQTKSNSRVLLVKRPDEGLLAGLWEFPCVTLDEEADLSMRRKLIDQLLKKSFKLNPPKNCNVISRELVGEFVHVFSHIRRKIYVELLVLHLKGGKHVLFEEDDINATDWKLLDCEAVSRMGLTSSVRKVYSMVQKFKQDGTSNNSVPLRKRPKCS from the exons ATGGCGAAGACCAACAAAACGAAGAGACCACAGTTGATCAAGCAAGAAGAACAGATAGGTGACATAGAAGATTTGTTTAGCGAAGAAGATACCCACAAAATAAGGGCATCGTTGTTAGAATGGTACGACAAGAACCAAAGAGACCTCCCATGGAGAACATCAACAAAAAAATCAGAAAATGGCGAAAATgttcaagaagaagaagaagaagaaaagagagcATATGGAGTATGGGTTTCGGAAGTGATGCTGCAACAAACAAGGGTTCAAACTGTAATTGATTATTATAATCGTTGGATGTTAAAATGGCCTACTCTTCAACACCTTTCCCAAGCTTCTCTTGAG GAAGTGAATGAGATGTGGGCTGGGTTAGGGTATTACAGAAGAGCTCGTTTTCTTCTAGAG GGAGCCAAGATGATTGTTGCTGAGGGAAGTGAGTTCCCGAATACTGTTTTTGCCTTGAGGAAGGTTCCCGGAATAGGAGATTATACGGCCGGAGCAATCGCTTCAATAGCATTCAAACAGGTAGTGCCTGTTGTTGATGGAAATGTAGTTAGGGTGCTTGCAAGACTAAAGGCAATTTCCGCTAATCCAAAAGACAAAACTACTGTCAAGAACTTCTG GAAGCTAGCAGCTCAACTCGTCGATCCTTCACGACCTGGGGATTTTAACCAGTCACTAATGGAACTTGGTGCAACTTTATGCACCCCATTGAACCCAAACTGCACTTCGTGTCCTGTTTCGAGCCAATGTCGTGCGTTACATAATTCCAGAAATGATGAGTCAGTTATGGTGATGGATTATCCTATGAAAGTGGTAAAAACCAAACAAAGAAATGATTTTTCCACCGTCAGTGTTGTGGAGATATCCAGAAGCCAAGATAGATTGCAACAAACCAAATCCAACAGCAGAGTCCTTCTCGTCAAACGGCCGGATGAAGGTTTACTTGCCGGTCTTTGGGAGTTCCCGTGTGTTACATTGGATGAAGAAGCTGACTTATCCATGAGGAGAAAACTAATTGATCAACTATTGAAGAAATCATTTAAACTTAACCCTCCAAAGAACTGTAACGTAATTTCTAGGGAACTTGTCGGGGAATTTGTCCATGTTTTCAGTCACATTCGCCGTAAGATCTATGTCGAGTTGTTGGTGTTACATCTTAAAG GTGGAAAGCATGTCTTGTTCGAAGAGGATGACATAAACGCCACGGATTGGAAGCTTTTGGACTGCGAAGCCGTTTCGAGGATGGGATTGACATCGTCTGTAAGGAAG GTATACTCCATGGTTCAAAAATTCAAACAAGACGGAACATCCAACAATTCCGTCCCATTGAGGAAAAGGCCAAAGTGTTCATGA
- the LOC107954014 gene encoding glyoxylate/succinic semialdehyde reductase 1: MEVGFLGLGIMGKAMSMNLLKNGFKVTVWNRTLSKCNELVAHGASIGKTPAEVINKCTITIAMLSDPAAALSVVLDKDGVLEQICGGKGYIDMSTVDPETSCKINEAITSKGGRFLEAPVSGSKQPAETGQLVILAAGDKALYEAAIPAFDILGKKSFFLGQVGNGAKMKLVVNMIMGSMMNAFSEGLTLADRSGLNPHDLLDVLDLGAIANPMFKGKGPAMLQNNYSPAFPLKHQQKDMRLALALGDENSVPMPVAAASNEAFKKARSMGLGDMDFSAVFETLKVLKHSS; this comes from the exons atggAGGTTGGGTTTTTAGGATTGGGAATAATGGGCAAAGCCATGTCAATGAATTTGCTGAAGAATGGATTTAAAGTCACTGTTTGGAATAGAACCCTTTCTAAG TGTAATGAATTAGTGGCTCATGGTGCATCAATTGGAAAAACCCCAGCTGAAGTGATTAACAAGTGTACGATCACCATTGCTATGCTATCTGATCCTGCTGCTGCTCTTTCG GTTGTTCTCGACAAAGACGGTGTTCTTGAACAAATTTGCGGCGGTAAAGGTTACATCGACATGTCGACCGTCGATCCCGAAACTTCTTGCAAGATCAATGAG GCGATTACATCGAAAGGTGGACGATTCCTTGAGGCCCCTGTTTCCGGTAGTAAACAGCCTGCAGAAACCGGTCAACTGGTGATTCTTGCTGCTGGAGACAAG GCATTGTATGAAGCAGCAATTCCGGCTTTCGATATCTTGGGGAAGAAGTCTTTCTTCTTGGGACAAGTCGGAAATGGAGCTAAAATGAAACTTGTTGTCAACATGATTATGGGCAG TATGATGAATGCATTTTCAGAGGGACTCACACTAGCTGATCGAAGTGGACTGAACCCACATGACCTTCTTGATGTGCTG GACTTGGGTGCCATTGCTAATCCGATGTTCAAAGGGAAAGGACCAGCGATGCTCCAAAACAACTATTCCCCTGCATTTCCTTTAAAACATCAACAGAAAGACATGAGGTTGGCTCTTGCCCTGGGGGATGAAAATTCAGTACCGATGCCAGTAGCTGCTGCTTCCAATGAG GCTTTTAAGAAGGCTAGAAGCATGGGATTGGGAGACATGGATTTTTCAGCAGTGTTTGAGACCTTGAAGGTTCTTAAACATTCATCTTAA